Proteins encoded by one window of Arabidopsis thaliana chromosome 2, partial sequence:
- a CDS encoding NADH-plastoquinone oxidoreductase subunit — MRKGEIEVAKAKAFCYSTLVGKPWLRRIEVLHISAGSSICFLPHRGNRYTIFIRLLGLLRLTYAFCYHFQLDNPCLQFEEETNSFHFIFF; from the exons ATGAGGAAAGGAGAGATTGAAGTAGCTAAAGCTAAGGCTTTCTGCTATTCAACCTT AGTTGGAAAGCCTTGGCTAAGAAGAATTGAAGTTTTGCACATATCCGCGGGTTCTTCAATTTGCTTTCTCCCTCATAGAGGAAATAGGTATACTATATTCATCCGCTTATTGGGACTCCTTCGTTTGACCTATGCATTCTGTTATCATTTCCAGTTGGACAACCCATGTTTACAATTTGAGGAAGAAACGAACTCTttccatttcatttttttttag
- a CDS encoding NADH-Ubiquinone/plastoquinone (complex I) protein (NADH-Ubiquinone/plastoquinone (complex I) protein; FUNCTIONS IN: NADH dehydrogenase (ubiquinone) activity; INVOLVED IN: oxidation reduction, mitochondrial electron transport, NADH to ubiquinone, ATP synthesis coupled electron transport; LOCATED IN: membrane; EXPRESSED IN: leaf; CONTAINS InterPro DOMAIN/s: NADH:ubiquinone/plastoquinone oxidoreductase (InterPro:IPR001750); BEST Arabidopsis thaliana protein match is: NADH dehydrogenase 2B (TAIR:ATMG01320.1); Has 30201 Blast hits to 17322 proteins in 780 species: Archae - 12; Bacteria - 1396; Metazoa - 17338; Fungi - 3422; Plants - 5037; Viruses - 0; Other Eukaryotes - 2996 (source: NCBI BLink).): MWAPDIYEGSPTPVTAFLSIAPKISISANILRVSIYGSYGATLQQIFFFCSIASMILGALAAMAQTKVKRPLAHSSIGHVGYIRTGFSCGTIEGIQSLLIGIFIYALMTMDAFAIVSALRQTRVKYIADLGALAKTNPISAITFSITMFSYAGIPPLAGFCSKFYLFFAALGCGAYFLAPVGVVTSVIGRWAAGRLPRISKFGGPKAVLRAPDT, from the coding sequence ATGTGGGCACCAGATATCTATGAGGGTTCACCCACCCCGGTTACAGCATTCCTTTCTATTGCGCCTAAAATCTCTATTTCTGCTAATATTTTACGTGTTTCTATTTATGGTTCCTATGGAGCTACATTGCaacaaatcttctttttctgcagCATTGCTTCTATGATCTTAGGAGCACTGGCCGCCATGGCCCAAACGAAAGTCAAAAGACCTCTAGCTCATAGTTCAATTGGACATGTAGGTTATATTCGTACTGGTTTCTCATGTGGAACCATAGAAGGAATTCAATCACTACTAATTGGTATCTTTATTTATGCATTAATGACGATGGATGCATTCGCCATAGTTTCAGCATTACGGCAAACCCGTGTCAAATATATAGCGGATTTGGGCGCTCTAGCCAAAACGAATCCTATTTCGGCTATTACCTTCTCCATTACTATGTTCTCATACGCAGGAATACCCCCGTTAGCCGGCTTTTGTAGCAAATTCTATTTGTTCTTCGCCGCTTTGGGTTGTGGGGCTTACTTTCTAGCCCCAGTGGGAGTAGTGACTAGCGTTATAGGTCGTTGGGCGGCCGGAAGGTTGCCACGAATAAGTAAGTTTGGAGGACCGAAGGCAGTTCTCCGTGCACCGGACACGTAG
- a CDS encoding uncharacterized protein (unknown protein; BEST Arabidopsis thaliana protein match is: unknown protein (TAIR:ATMG01310.1); Has 7 Blast hits to 7 proteins in 2 species: Archae - 0; Bacteria - 0; Metazoa - 0; Fungi - 0; Plants - 7; Viruses - 0; Other Eukaryotes - 0 (source: NCBI BLink).): MLKRKLKPKRLQLPPQDVVFEGEAAMNEYTFYRNWVESWLQHIRSYYLLFIDGDPSLSKFFEIEICAHSWKRSTFDQQVFKFGLLWECVDIARSRTVYWQCALGTGHIQEDKVSEATSPFTDDSCTNSCLSRMTGQ; this comes from the coding sequence ATGCTGAAGAGAAAATTGAAGCCTAAACGACTTCAATTGCCTCCTCAGGATGTCGTCTTTGAAGGGGAGGCAGCTATGAATGAGTATACTTTCTATCGTAACTGGGTGGAATCCTGGTTACAGCACATCCGTTCATACTACCTTCTTTTCATTGATGGAGATCCTTCTCTTTCAAAGTTCTTTGAGATTGAGATATGTGCCCACTCTTGGAAGCGTTCGACTTTCGACCAACAGGTCTTTAAGTTTGGCCTTCTATGGGAGTGTGTGGATATTGCTCGCTCTAGAACAGTTTATTGGCAATGTGCTTTAGGCACAGGTCATATACAGGAAGATAAGGTATCGGAGGCAACAAGCCCCTTTACCGATGACAGTTGTACCAACAGCTGTTTATCAAGGATGACTGGACAATAA
- a CDS encoding uncharacterized protein (unknown protein; BEST Arabidopsis thaliana protein match is: unknown protein (TAIR:ATMG01300.1); Has 5 Blast hits to 5 proteins in 1 species: Archae - 0; Bacteria - 0; Metazoa - 0; Fungi - 0; Plants - 5; Viruses - 0; Other Eukaryotes - 0 (source: NCBI BLink).), translating to MPRTELILNAAVILYTMIPPDAHSLGSEGRVVNGNWRDTSDVKEGSLPREVTKQVNGSLSSRTKQVNEFSKHTRFLVDISFSCCSLINRSLWESAQKDELSDSFGKALTTKPECLAVRETPRNFRRNLCLVIPSLN from the coding sequence ATGCCGAGAACTGAGTTAATCCTAAATGCAGCCGTGATCTTATATACGATGATACCACCAGACGCGCATTCCTTGGGATCAGAAGGAAGAGTTGTCAACGGGAACTGGCGAGACACTTCTGACGTTAAAGAAGGAAGTCTTCCCCGGGAGGTAACTAAACAAGTTAATGGAAGTCTGTCTTCCCGAACTAAGCAAGTTAATGAGTTCAGCAAGCACACAAGGTTTCTTGTAGACATAAGTTTCAGTTGTTGTTCCCTAATAAATAGATCTCTTTGGGAATCAGCACAGAAAGATGAGCTTAGTGATTCCTTCGGGAAAGCACTTACAACAAAGCCAGAATGTTTAGCTGTGAGAGAAACCCCTAGGAACTTTAGAAGAAATCTGTGCTTAGTGATTCCTTCTTTGAATTGA
- a CDS encoding Cytochrome C oxidase subunit II-like, transmembrane domain-containing protein (Cytochrome C oxidase subunit II-like, transmembrane domain; FUNCTIONS IN: electron carrier activity, cytochrome-c oxidase activity, copper ion binding, heme binding; INVOLVED IN: electron transport chain, respiratory electron transport chain; LOCATED IN: integral to membrane, membrane; EXPRESSED IN: male gametophyte; EXPRESSED DURING: L mature pollen stage; CONTAINS InterPro DOMAIN/s: Cytochrome C oxidase subunit II-like, transmembrane domain (InterPro:IPR015964), Cytochrome C oxidase subunit II, transmembrane domain (InterPro:IPR011759); BEST Arabidopsis thaliana protein match is: Cytochrome C oxidase subunit II-like, transmembrane domain (TAIR:ATMG01280.1); Has 16829 Blast hits to 16827 proteins in 5756 species: Archae - 0; Bacteria - 420; Metazoa - 14050; Fungi - 393; Plants - 303; Viruses - 0; Other Eukaryotes - 1663 (source: NCBI BLink).): MIVLKWLFLTISPCDAAEPWQLGSQDAATPIMQGIIDLHHDIFFFLILILVFVLWILVRALWHFHYKKNAIPQRIVHGTTIEILRTIFPCFISIFIVEPSFALALDDAAEALFPNTAPTPSNTSSSEDSFGLSVLSEPWPITRNLGLESSICNRIRLLEAANSPFLLGKEKGQYWGEIQECLYNVSEQREYYRLLDFENRDLQIRERKHSCLEVFRGVLLRNPYLEERAAYSPQEAFFDFLNERRDALDISNPGSSPAEMDRLEILFLGEIERDLLRRGDESLYIKQLLGD; encoded by the coding sequence ATGATTGTTCTAAAATGGTTATTCCTCACAATTTCTCCTTGTGATGCAGCGGAACCATGGCAATTAGGATCTCAAGACGCAGCTACACCTATAATGCAAGGAATAATAGACTTACATCACgatatctttttcttcctcattcttattttggttttcgTATTATGGATCTTGGTTCGCGCTTTATGGCATTTccactataaaaaaaatgcaatcCCGCAAAGAATTGTTCATGGAACTACTATCGAGATTCTTCGGACCATTTTTCCTTGTTTCATTTCGATATTCATTGTTGAACCATCCTTTGCTTTGGCCCTTGACGACGCGGCGGAGGCTCTCTTCCCCAACACAGCCCCGACCCCTTCCAACACCTCCTCGTCGGAGGATTCTTTTGGGCTGAGTGTTCTTTCGGAACCCTGGCCCATTACCCGAAATCTCGGGTTGGAGTCTTCGATTTGTAATCGAATTCGCCTGCTCGAGGCGGCGAATTCCCCTTTTCTGCTTGGAAAAGAGAAAGGGCAGTATTGGGGGGAAATTCAAGAATGTCTTTATAATGTTTCCGAACAAAGGGAGTATTATAGACTCTTGGATTTCGAGAACCGGGATCTCCAAATAAGGGAACGGAAGCACTCCTGTTTAGAAGTCTTTCGGGGAGTGCTTTTGAGGAATCCTTATTTGGAAGAAAGGGCCGCCTACTCTCCTCAAGAGGCTTTTTTCGACTTCTTGAACGAGAGGCGGGACGCGCTGGACATTTCGAACCCCGGATCTAGCCCGGCCGAAATGGACCGCCTAGAGATCTTATTTCTAGGCGAAATAGAGCGTGACCTTCTCAGACGGGGCGACGAATCTCTTTATATTAAACAATTACTTGGGGATTGA
- a CDS encoding NADH dehydrogenase family protein (NADH dehydrogenase family protein; FUNCTIONS IN: molecular_function unknown; INVOLVED IN: oxidation reduction; LOCATED IN: membrane; EXPRESSED IN: leaf; CONTAINS InterPro DOMAIN/s: NADH:ubiquinone oxidoreductase, subunit 1 (InterPro:IPR001694); BEST Arabidopsis thaliana protein match is: NADH dehydrogenase 1A (TAIR:ATMG01275.1); Has 35333 Blast hits to 34131 proteins in 2444 species: Archae - 798; Bacteria - 22429; Metazoa - 974; Fungi - 991; Plants - 531; Viruses - 0; Other Eukaryotes - 9610 (source: NCBI BLink).), with the protein MAFVQRRKGPDVVGSFGLLQPLADGSKLILKEPISPSSANFFLFRMAPVATFMLSLVARAVVPFDYGMVLSDPNIGLLYLFAISSLGVYGIIIAGRSSN; encoded by the coding sequence ATGGCTTTTGTGCAACGTAGAAAGGGTCCTGATGTAGTGGGATCGTTCGGATTGTTACAACCTCTAGCAGATGGTTCGAAATTGATTCTAAAAGAACCTATTTCACCAAGTAGTGctaattttttcctttttagaaTGGCTCCAGTGGCTACATTTATGTTAAGTCTGGTCGCTCGGGCCGTTGTACCTTTTGATTATGGTATGGTATTGTCAGATCCGAACATAGGGCTACTTTATTTGTTTGCCATATCTTCGCTAGGTGTTTATGGAATTATTATAGCGGGTCGGTCTAGTAATTAG
- a CDS encoding uncharacterized protein (unknown protein; BEST Arabidopsis thaliana protein match is: unknown protein (TAIR:ATMG01040.1).): MNEEVGPFTLFLVTLGADLINALQREGRLGISSAETTGTEASLEEVKTTSLKSGLKNNTTIPARTVTGRKASAKDRVDHTGTGVVELARRTMLGTLVKSDPPDEKLNSALLLSRRTYPPRDSWNFSPPFEYADTKSPLTTNQQTSSGWVLPGRSEQEGTPRRRFYSWAAVSRSRGRSAPCPRRWVICSQKMLLQSDLAGERSQFAAENKTASERTFVRFFSTKHGSLRITVGRWLPKETAIRSAPRKGGIYLIPITRRGSP, from the exons ATGAATGAAGAAGTTGGGCCTTTCACCCTCTTTCTAGTTACTCTGGGAGCTGATCTGATAAATGCACTTCAAAGGGAGGGAAGGCTAGGAATCTC ATCTGCAGAGACAACTGGAACAGAAGCTTCACTGGAAGAG GTAAAGACTACGTCACTGAAGAGTGGTTTGAAGAACAATACAACGATCCCAGCTCGGACAGTAACTGGTCGAAAAGCCTCTGCTAAAGATC GCGTAGATCACACTGGAACTGGAGTAGTGGAACTAGCACGACGAACAATGCTCGGCACTCTGGTCAA ATCAGATCCACCAGACGAGAAACTCAATTCCGCACTGCTGCTGAGTCGTCGGACTTATCCACCAAGGGATTCGTGGAATTTCT CGCCTCCTTTTGAGTATGCCGATACTAAGAGTCCTCTCACTACCAACCAGCAGACATCATCTGGCTGGGTCTTGCCG GGTAGATCGGAGCAAGAGGGAACGCCTAGACGACGTTTTTATTCCTGGGCTGCTGTAAGTAGATCGAGAGGTCGTTCCGCCCCTTGTCCCCGAAGATGGGTAATATGTTCTCAAAAAATGTTGCTTCAATCTGACCTAGCTGGCGAGCGATCCCAGTTCGCGGCAGAGAACAAGACAGCAAGCGAGCGTACCTTTGTTCGCTTCTTCTCCACCAAGCACGGAAGTTTAAGGATAACTGTAGGTCGGTGGCTACCTAAGGAAACTGCGATTCGATCCGCCCCCCGAAAAGGAGGCATTTACCTCATCCCGATCACAAGGAGAGGTTCACCATGA
- a CDS encoding uncharacterized protein (unknown protein; BEST Arabidopsis thaliana protein match is: unknown protein (TAIR:ATMG01040.1).), with product MNEEVGPFTLFLVTLGADLINALQREGRLGISSAETTGTEASLEEVKTTSLKSGLKNNTTIPARTVTGRKASAKDHVLRITQAKPLPVKAVVRNCKHLKRAGPTRYDILLSLERSIHIVQSITARQSNRRRSHWNWSSGTSTTNNARHSGQQKKAEGPYYTKRYESPLYGRRLYLVKVTFQKRSNPPDEKLNSALLLSRRTYPPRDSWNFSPPFEYADTKSPLTTNQQTSSGWVLPGRSEQEGTPRRRFYSWAAVSRSRGRSAPCPRRWVICSQKMLLQSDLAGERSQFAAENKTASERTFVRFFSTKHGSLRITVGRWLPKETAIRSAPRKGGIYLIPITRRGSP from the exons ATGAATGAAGAAGTTGGGCCTTTCACCCTCTTTCTAGTTACTCTGGGAGCTGATCTGATAAATGCACTTCAAAGGGAGGGAAGGCTAGGAATCTC ATCTGCAGAGACAACTGGAACAGAAGCTTCACTGGAAGAG GTAAAGACTACGTCACTGAAGAGTGGTTTGAAGAACAATACAACGATCCCAGCTCGGACAGTAACTGGTCGAAAAGCCTCTGCTAAAGATC ATGTCTTACGCATAACACAAGCTAAGCCGCTTCCAGTGAAAGCAGTAGTGAG GAATTGCAAACACCTGAAGAGAGCGGGTCCAACCCGATACGATATCCTTCTTTCCCTAGAAAGAAGTATTCACATAGTCCAATCCATTACAGCCCGGCAGTCTAACAGGCGTAGATCACACTGGAACTGGAGTAGTGGAACTAGCACGACGAACAATGCTCGGCACTCTGGTCAA caaaaaaaagcaGAAGGCCCTTACTACACTAAGCGCTACGAGAGCCCCCTATACGGAAGGAGACTCTATTTGGTCAAAGTCACTTTCCAGAAGAGATCAA ATCCACCAGACGAGAAACTCAATTCCGCACTGCTGCTGAGTCGTCGGACTTATCCACCAAGGGATTCGTGGAATTTCT CGCCTCCTTTTGAGTATGCCGATACTAAGAGTCCTCTCACTACCAACCAGCAGACATCATCTGGCTGGGTCTTGCCG GGTAGATCGGAGCAAGAGGGAACGCCTAGACGACGTTTTTATTCCTGGGCTGCTGTAAGTAGATCGAGAGGTCGTTCCGCCCCTTGTCCCCGAAGATGGGTAATATGTTCTCAAAAAATGTTGCTTCAATCTGACCTAGCTGGCGAGCGATCCCAGTTCGCGGCAGAGAACAAGACAGCAAGCGAGCGTACCTTTGTTCGCTTCTTCTCCACCAAGCACGGAAGTTTAAGGATAACTGTAGGTCGGTGGCTACCTAAGGAAACTGCGATTCGATCCGCCCCCCGAAAAGGAGGCATTTACCTCATCCCGATCACAAGGAGAGGTTCACCATGA
- a CDS encoding Ribosomal protein S7p/S5e family protein (Ribosomal protein S7p/S5e family protein; FUNCTIONS IN: structural constituent of ribosome; INVOLVED IN: translation; LOCATED IN: ribosome, small ribosomal subunit, intracellular; CONTAINS InterPro DOMAIN/s: Ribosomal protein S7, bacterial-type (InterPro:IPR005717), Ribosomal protein S7 (InterPro:IPR000235); BEST Arabidopsis thaliana protein match is: mitochondrial ribosomal protein S7 (TAIR:ATMG01270.1); Has 8961 Blast hits to 8961 proteins in 3118 species: Archae - 58; Bacteria - 5463; Metazoa - 117; Fungi - 32; Plants - 1193; Viruses - 0; Other Eukaryotes - 2098 (source: NCBI BLink).) yields MGGLDGEQKLLIKKLVNFRMKEGKRTRVRAIVYQTFHRPARTERDVIKLMVDAVENIKPICEVAKVGVAGTIYDVPGIVARDRQQTLAIRWILEAAFKRRISYRISLEKCSFAEILDAYQKRGSARRKRENLHGLASTNRSFAHFRWW; encoded by the coding sequence ATGGGGGGCTTGGATGGTGAGCAAAAACTATTGATCAAGAAGTTGGTCAATTTTCGCATGAAAGAAGGTAAAAGAACGAGAGTTCGTGCTATTGTTTATCAAACTTTTCATCGCCCAGCTCGAACTGAACGCGATGTAATCAAACTTATGGTTGACGCCGTAGAGAATATAAAGCCCATATGCGAAGTAGCAAAAGTAGGAGTAGCGGGTACTATTTATGATGTCCCTGGGATTGTAGCCAGGGATCGTCAACAAACCTTAGCTATTCGTTGGATCCTTGAAGCAGCTTTCAAACGACGTATAAGCTATAGGATAAGCTTAGAGAAATGTTCATTTGCTGAGATACTGGATGCTTACCAAAAGAGGGGAAGTGCACGTAGGAAAAGGGAGAATCTTCATGGACTGGCTTCCACCAATCGAAGTTTCGCGCATTTCAGATGGTGGTAA